A DNA window from Drosophila pseudoobscura strain MV-25-SWS-2005 chromosome 2, UCI_Dpse_MV25, whole genome shotgun sequence contains the following coding sequences:
- the LOC4801288 gene encoding ATP-binding cassette sub-family G member 8 gives MELSNFSNSKKMSREERRYSVPHGPNTPLPPAASEDLHAWSIYRQNLNSDFTDSALGSSDKSPLPYGNFQLRDTTVQSILNHPRYGPKSPLGSNMYTYLKFGLPRVFPPNAGSQRSHRPGPGPGPGPGGSSALGGVRGRVNRGFRDSSGAPAGAGSSGYDSSDNETTRSRVPPNLRKYRSESDFRAIGGMPHSRPESRAHGGGVPAAALRQANSRASIAVGQHHHHQQQHQQMHQQHQQQQYMTNGKHYGHRSHSEADLLGAQGGMGVDGGLGLGLGYDYNESRIYASSRHPQQYVHSRKQSGMGLIYPNIQVHCLDVNPCLRGVSMQAKAGDLFAIMATSQREGSALAECLAGLSERLGGEILINGQQVNRHGLRELCSYVPALEVSSLDPRMSVQCTLNFHAALRGPIDRSDIKERMDVLIEDLGLNTVRASNVSSLTHSEKQRLSVACQLLAQSSLLILDQVTSNMDIFDTFFLVEYLRQWCSGGRIVIMTLQPPTFEILSMCSGVLLLSGGRTVFSGSRADLPRHMGELGYPCPPFKNPADYYLDLVTLDDLSAAAMLESSARIESLANAWDQINSEPPLAAPPASLPNFTMKAGFFGQMKALIKRFAGYKQPGSLLTWISKLIAAAVLSLCIGCIFWDVPASDPQLTYNDRFGYHHCVMVLVYWPLVMLTIRDTQEDRRHAERDIRLGLYSRSLYIVVQSLLGLFPSLCIWLAYLLPAHSMAGLYTYSNSSDTGIYLYMGYMLLYLTLVQTLALFCAHLFPCKVSASIVNGLISLALASVGGYLVHPQNLAKFWSWLQLVSPERWLLPVLVQDEYSAETLANSAGLQLCRNKQVQHQEIIVQQPCPPPNGTQVLVDFELLPQQHVLDPTLTYDQTTSVALVLGSVLIFCFTFIVFLCNCRSACRKQRSR, from the exons ATGGAGCTAAGCAACTTTTCGAACAGCAAGAAGATGTCACGCGAGGAGCGTCGCTACTCCGTGCCACATGGACCCAATACACCGCTGCCGCCAGCGGCATCCGAAGATCTGCATGCCTGGTCCATCTACAG GCAAAATCTGAACTCTGACTTCACCGATTCAGCGCTGGGATCGTCAGACAAATCACCGCTGCCATATGGAAATTTCCAGCTACGCGATACCACAGTTCAATCAATCTTGAATCATCCGCGCTACGGTCCCAA GTCTCCTTTGGGCTCcaatatgtacacatatttgAAGTTTGGACTGCCGCGCGTCTTTCCACCGAATGCCGGATCACAGCGTTCGCATCGCCCGGGTCCGGGtccaggaccaggaccggGTGGCTCCAGTGCTTTGGGAGGCGTAAGGGGCCGCGTGAATCGTGGCTTTAGGGACAGTTCGGGCGCACCGGCGGGCGCAGGATCCAGCGGCTACGACAGCAGCGACAACGAGACGACGCGGAGTCGGGTTCCACCGAATCTACGGAAGTACCGCAGCGAGTCCGACTTCCGTGCCATTGGCGGCATGCCGCACTCGCGTCCCGAGTCGAGGGCCCATGGCGGAGGCGTCCCTGCGGCTGCACTGCGTCAGGCCAATAGCAGGGCCAGCATAGCAGTGGGccagcaccatcaccaccaacagcagcaccagcagatgcatcaacagcaccagcagcagcagtacatGACGAATGGCAAGCACTACGGCCATCGCTCTCACAGCGAGGCGGATCTGCTGGGGGCCCAGGGCGGGATGGGCGTAGACGGAGGTCTGGGCCTCGGTCTAGGGTATGACTACAACGAGTCACGGATCTACGCCAGCTCACGGCATCCGCAGCAATACGTCCATAGCCGTAAGCAGTCGGGCATGGGCCTGATCTATCCCAACATCCAGGTGCATTGCCTCGACGTGAATCCCTGCCTGCGCGGCGTCTCGATGCAGGCAAAGGCCGGCGATCTGTTTGCCATTATGGCCACATCGCAGCGCGAGGGCAGCGCCCTGGCCGAGTGTCTGGCCGGACTGAGCGAACGCCTGGGCGGAGAGATATTGATCAACGGGCAGCAGGTGAATCGACACGGCCTGCGGGAGTTGTGCAGCTATGTGCCGGCTTTGGAGGTGTCCTCCCTCGATCCGCGCATGAGTGTCCAGTGCACGCTGAATTTCCATGCGGCGCTGCGGGGACCAATCGATCGCAGCGATATAAAGGAGCGTATGGATGTGCTCATTGAGGATCTGGGCCTGAACACGGTGCGCGCCTCGAATGTCTCCTCGCTGACGCACTCGGAGAAGCAGCGTCTGAGCGTGGCATGCCAGCTGTTGGCGCAGTCCTCGCTGCTGATTCTCGACCAGGTCACCAGCAATATGGACATCTTTGACACGTTCTTTCTGGTGGAGTATCTGCGGCAGTGGTGTAGCGGCGGACGCATTGTTATCATGACTCTGCAGCCGCCAACATTCGAGATACTTTCCATGTGCTCTGGAGTTCTGCTGCTATCCGGCGGACGCACTGTCTTCTCGGGCAGTCGTGCCGACCTGCCACGACACATGGGCGAACTGGGCTATCCGTGTCCGCCGTTCAAGAACCCAGCCGACTACTACT TGGATTTGGTCACCCTGGATGACCTGTCAGCGGCAGCAATGCTCGAGTCCTCTGCACGCATCGAATCCTTGGCCAATGCCTGGGATCAGATCAACTCGGAGCCCCCGCTGGCCGCCCCACCCGCCTCACTGCCCAACTTCACTATGAAGGCGGGCTTCTTTGGGCAGATGAAGGCGTTGATCAAGCGCTTTGCGGGCTACAAGCAGCCGGGCTCGCTGCTCACGTGGATCAGCAAGCTGATTGCTGCCGCCGTGCTGTCGCTCTGCATCGGCTGCATCTTCTGGGACGTGCCTGCCTCGGATCCACAGCTGACCTACAACGATCGCTTTGGCTACCACCATTGCGTCATGGTGCTGGTCTACTGGCCGCTGGTCATGCTGACCATTCGGGACACACAGGAGGATCGACGGCATGCGGAGCGAGACATTCGACTGGGCTTGTACTCCCGCAGTCTCTACATCGTTGTGCAG AGTCTACTGGGACTGTTTCCCAGCCTGTGCATCTGGCTGGCATATCTTCTGCCGGCACACAGCATGGCCGGGCTTTACACCTATTCGAACAGCAGCGATACAGGGATCTACTTGTACATGG GCTACATGCTGCTCTACTTGACCCTCGTCCAGACCCTGGCCCTGTTCTGTGCGCATCTGTTCCCGTGCAAGGTCTCGGCAAGCATTGTCAACGGTCTGATCAGCCTCGCACTGGCATCGGTGGGTGGCTATCTGGTGCATCCGCAGAATCTGGCCAAGTTCTGGTCCTGGCTGCAGTTGGTATCCCCGGAGCGTTGGCTGCTGCCCGTCCTGGTGCAGGACGAGTACAGTGCCGAGACGCTGGCCAATTCGGCTGGACTGCAGCTATGCCGAAACAAACAG GTCCAGCACCAGGAGATTATTGTGCAGCAGCCCTGCCCGCCGCCCAACGGCACCCAAGTGCTAGTCGACTTTGAActgctgccgcagcagcatgTGCTCGATCCCACGCTCACCTACGACCAGACCACCTCCGtggccctggtcctgggcTCTGTGCTCATTTTTTGCTTCACCTTCATCGTCTTTTTGTGCAATTGTCGAAGCGCCTGTCGCAAGCAACGCAGCCGGTAG
- the LOC4801289 gene encoding bifunctional purine biosynthesis protein PURH, with protein MSSSKIALLSVSDKTGLVDLGKKLVSLGFDLVASGGTATALRGAGLKVKDVSDITGAPEMLGGRVKTLHPAVHAGILSRTTDSDLADMSKQGYGLVQLVVCNLYPFASTIAKPDVTLADAVENIDIGGVTLLRAAAKNHQRVTVVCEAVDYDRVLAEISVKGDTTLETRQSLALKAFTHTASYDDAISDYFRKQYGSGVSQLQLRYGMNPHQKPAQLYTQLAQLPLRVLNASPGFINLCDALNGWQLVKELKQALKLPAATSFKHVSPAGAAVGVALSPAQAKLCMVDDLYEQLTPLATAYARARGADRMSSFGDFVALSDVCDVVTAKIISREVSDGIIAAGYEPAALEILKKKKNGSYCILQMDPSYEPTAVERKTIFGLTLEQKRNDAVIDASLFSKVVSKLSPLPEAAVRDLIVATIALKYTQSNSVCYARDGQVIGIGAGQQSRIHCTRLAGEKADNWWLRQHPSVAGMKFKAGVKRAEISNAIDNYVNGTVGKDMPLTQFESMFDKAPQQLTTEQKVEWLKQLSGVALGSDAFFPFRDNIDRASLSGVSYIASPAGSTNDAGVIAACDEHGIIMAHTNLRLFHH; from the exons ATGAGCTCCAGCAAGATTG CTCTTCTTAGCGTTTCGGACAAGACGGGTCTGGTTGACTTGGGCAAGAAACTAGTGAGCCTGGGCTTCGATCTGGTGGCCAGTGGAGGCACGGCCACAGCTCTCCGAGGTGCCGGCCTCAAGGTAAAGGATGTGTCGGACATCACTGGGGCACCCGAGATGCTCGGCGGACGGGTGAAGACTCTGCATCCTGCTGTGCATGCTGGCATCTTGTCGCGCACCACCGACAGCGATCTCGCTGACATGTCCAAGCAGGGCTACGGACTGGTGCAGCTGGTGGTGTGCAATCTGTATCCTTTTGCCAGCACCATTGCCAAACCAGATGTTACGCTGGCCGATGCTGTGGAGAACATCGACATCGGCGGAGTCACGCTGCTGCGTGCGGCGGCCAAGAACCATCAGCGTGTAACCGTGGTCTGCGAGGCCGTGGATTACGACCGGGTGCTAGCCGAGATCAGCGTCAAGGGCGATACCACTCTGGAGACCCGCCAGTCTCTTGCCCTCAAGGCTTTCACGCACACGGCCAGCTATGACGATGCCATTTCGGACTATTTCAGGAAGCAATACGGATCGGGTGTGtcccagctgcagctgcgctACGGCATGAATCCGCACCAGAAGCCGGCACAGCTGTACACCCAGCTGGCGCAGTTGCCACTGCGCGTTCTCAATGCCTCGCCTGGGTTCATTAACCTCTGCGATGCCCTCAATGGCTGGCAGCTGGTGAAGGAGCTGAAGCAGGCACTTAAGCTGCCGGCGGCCACTAGCTTCAAGCATGTGTCGCCCGCCGGGGCCGCTGTGGGTGTGGCCCTTAGTCCGGCGCAGGCCAAGCTCTGCATGGTGGACGACCTGTATGAGCAGCTGACTCCCCTGGCTACGGCCTATGCCAGGGCACGTGGAGCGGATCGTATGAGTTCGTTCGGCGACTTTGTGGCCTTGTCCGATGTCTGCGATGTGGTCACTGCCAAAATCATATCCCGCGAGGTATCTGATGGCATCATTGCTGCCGGCTATGAGCCAGCCGCTCTGGAAATcctcaagaagaagaagaatggCAGCTACTGCATTCTACAG ATGGATCCCAGTTACGAGCCAACCGCCGTGGAGCGCAAAACCATCTTTGGCCTCACGCTGGAGCAGAAGCGCAACGATGCCGTCATCGATGCCTCGCTCTTCTCGAAGGTCGTAAGCAAGCTCAGTCCCCTGCCAGAGGCGGCTGTGCGGGACCTGATTGTGGCCACCATTGCCCTGAAGTACACGCAGAGCAACTCCGTTTGCTATGCTCGCGATGGACAGGTCATCGGCATCGGAGCCGGCCAGCAGTCAAGAATCCACTGCACTCGGCTGGCCGGCGAGAAGGCCGACAACTGGTGGTTGCGTCAGCATCCCAGTGTGGCCGGCATGAAGTTCAAGGCTGGCGTGAAGCGCGCTGAGATTTCGAATGCCATCGACAACTACGTGAATGGCACTGTCGGCAAGGACATGCCCTTGACCCAGTTCGAGAGCAT GTTTGACAAGGCGCCCCAGCAGTTGACAACGGAGCAGAAAGTGGAATGGCTGAAGCAGCTCAGCGGCGTGGCCTTGGGATCCGATGCATTCTTCCCCTTCCGCGACAACATCGATCGCGCTAGCCTG AGCGGTGTATCGTACATTGCCAGTCCTGCGGGCTCCACCAATGATGCTGGCGTCATTGCCGCCTGCGATGAGCACGGCATCATCATGGCCCACACCAATCTGCGTCTGTTCCATCATTAA
- the LOC4801290 gene encoding tRNA dimethylallyltransferase translates to MIRKVPLIVILGSTGTGKTKLSLELAERFGGEIISADSMQVYTNLDIATAKATKEEQARARHHLLDVATPAEPFTVTHFRNAALPIIERLLAKSTPPIVVGGTNYYIESLLWDILVNTQDGDSNKSPTADPLADDAMSAMTTAALHQHLASIDASSANRIHPNNRRKILRAIEVYQGTGQTLTEKLAEQRQRPGGNRLGGPLRYPHTILLWLRCQQDVLNERLDGRVDGMLEQGLLRELRRFHDTYKGVTVQAYTSGVLQTIGYKEFVPYLVKHNEQQDEKIEEYLKTHGYRLPSKEELKEDGLPDGIDLLRTCCDELKLVTRRYSKKQIKWINNRFLGSKDRQVPDLYELDTSDVSAWQERVYQRAESIVDSYRSDQLCEIEPMAKRVHPGADLNEETSNFCATCERHFVGEYQWGLHLKSNKHKRRREAKRRKEKEQEQEGEREQSKADKEL, encoded by the coding sequence ATGATTCGCAAAGTGCCTCTTATTGTGATACTTGGTTCGACTGGAACTGGCAAGACAAAGCTCTCTCTGGAACTGGCAGAGCGCTTTGGGGGCGAGATAATTAGCGCAGATTCAATGCAGGTCTACACAAACCTGGATATTGCCACGGCCAAAGCAACGAAGGAGGAGCAAGCACGTGCGAGGCATCATCTGTTGGATGTGGCGACACCGGCTGAGCCTTTTACGGTAACCCATTTTCGCAATGCCGCCCTACCGATCATCGAGCGGCTGCTGGCCAAATCCACGCCGCCCATTGTCGTGGGCGGCACCAATTATTACATTGAGTCCCTGCTGTGGGACATATTGGTGAACACGCAGGATGGGGATAGCAACAAGAGCCCGACGGCGGACCCGTTGGCAGATGACGCGATGTCCGCGATGACAACGGCCGCACTGCATCAGCATCTGGCCAGCATCGATGCCAGTAGCGCCAATCGCATCCACCCCAACAACAGACGCAAAATTCTGCGCGCCATTGAAGTGTACCAGGGCACCGGACAGACCCTGACGGAAAAGCTAGCGGAGCAGCGCCAACGGCCAGGAGGAAACCGTCTGGGCGGCCCCCTACGCTATCCCCACACAATCCTTCTGTGGCTCCGATGCCAGCAGGACGTGCTTAATGAACGGCTCGATGGCCGGGTGGATGGAATGCTGGAGCAAGGACTGCTCAGGGAGCTGCGCCGGTTTCACGATACGTACAAGGGCGTCACTGTGCAGGCCTATACCTCGGGGGTGCTGCAAACTATTGGCTACAAGGAGTTTGTGCCGTATCTAGTCAAGCACAACGAGCAGCAGGATGAAAAGATTGAAGAGTATCTAAAGACGCATGGCTACAGATTGCCCAGCAAAGAAGAGCTCAAGGAGGACGGTCTGCCCGACGGCATCGATCTACTGCGTACCTGCTGCGATGAGCTCAAGTTGGTCACGCGCCGCTATTCGAAGAAGCAAATCAAGTGGATCAACAATCGATTTCTAGGCAGCAAGGACCGCCAGGTGCCCGATCTCTACGAGCTGGACACCAGCGATGTCAGCGCCTGGCAAGAGAGGGTCTATCAACGAGCCGAGTCCATAGTCGACAGCTATCGCAGTGACCAACTTTGCGAGATTGAGCCAATGGCCAAGCGTGTGCATCCCGGGGCCGATCTCAACGAGGAGACGAGCAACTTTTGTGCCACCTGCGAGCGGCACTTTGTCGGCGAGTATCAGTGGGGGTTGCATTTGAAGTCCAACAAGCACAAGCGTAGGCGGGAGGCAAAGCGCagaaaggagaaggagcaggagcaggaaggGGAGAGGGAGCAGTCGAAAGCTGATAAGGAATTGTAA
- the LOC4801291 gene encoding aldo-keto reductase family 1 member A1: MAGDKYLTFNNGQKMPLIGVGTWQASDEEIETAIDAALEAGYRHIDTAPVYGNEPAIGRVLKRWLDAGKVKREELFIVTKLPPISNRPHEVEPTIKKSLADLQLDYVDLYLIHTPFTLNINEDGSFKVDAEGLLEVDPTTNHAAIWVEMEKLVEKGLAKSIGVSNFSKDQVARLLKNCKIRPANNQIEHHVYLQQRDLVDFCKAENVSVTAYSPLGSKGIAAFNAGAGIVRDLPDLMDIPEVKEIAAAHGKSPAQVLLRWIIDTGLCAIPKSTNPARLKQNLDVFDFKLSDEEVAKLLALDKNIRVCDFAFFHGVERHPEFTFKNQYTK, translated from the exons ATGGCTGGCGACAAGTATTTGACCTTCAACAATGGGCAAAAAATGCCTTTAATTGGCGTCGGAACATGGCAG GCCTCCGATGAGGAAATCGAGACGGCCATTGATGCTGCCCTGGAGGCGGGCTATCGCCATATCGACACGGCGCCAGTTTATGGCAACGAACCGGCCATTGGGCGGGTTCTTAAGCGCTGGCTGGATGCTGGCAAGGTCAAGCGTGAGGAGCTGTTTATTGTGACCAAGCTGCCTCCCATTT CCAATCGCCCGCACGAAGTGGAGCCGACCATTAAGAAGTCGCTGGCCGATCTGCAGCTGGACTATGTGGACCTGTACCTTATTCATACTCCCTTCACCCTGAACATCAACGAGGATGGTAGCTTCAAGGTCGATGCAGAGGGTCTGCTTGAGGTTGATCCGACCACAAATCATGCTGCCATCTgggtggaaatggaaaagctGGTGGAGAAGGGCCTGGCCAAATCTATTGGAGTCTCGAACTTCAGCAAGGATCAGGTGGCACGTCTGCTGAAGAACTGCAAGATCCGCCCAGCCAACAATCAGATCGAGCACCATGTGTACCTGCAGCAGCGTGACCTGGTGGACTTCTGCAAGGCCGAGAACGTTTCCGTTACAGCATACTCTCCCTTGGGCTCCAAGGGTATTGCCGCCTTCAATGCAGGTGCTGGAATTGTACGCGATTTGCCCGATCTAATGGACATACCCGAGGTCAAGGAGATTGCGGCTGCACATGGCAAGTCCCCGGCTCAGGTTCTTTTGCGCTGGATCATCGACACAGGGCTGTGCGCCATTCCCAAGAGCACGAATCCAGCTCGCTTGAAGCAAAATCTAGATGTGTTTGACTTTAAGCTGAGCGACGAGGAGGTGGCCAAGCTGCTTGCCCTGGACAAGAACATTCGCGTGTGTGACTTTGCCTTCTTCCATGG CGTGGAGAGACATCCAGAATTCACGTTTAAGAACCAGTACACTAAATAA